One Methanophagales archaeon genomic window carries:
- a CDS encoding NAD-binding protein, whose translation MKTIIIGGGRTGKELAARLPDSVIIEKNPEKREKLEGLEGVEVVIGDGCDEELLKRVGLKDASTFISVTGDDDVNYRAAAIAKRYGVPRIIVRVEDPEDRARFQDLGVDYVMFPTKMMANLIVDLMHPRKDDIDVPFKKILVPILDDNTVKRAFKEALLVASVARAEITVISSPDIERETMELPAREMGVSLRILKEDERLKDIIKRHLHYRGCIIIERVKEHLYYPDCIIIDQEELGFMDRLFGRSIVLKLIKCASRPVLVARTFRYYEQILAILDSSAVSESVGRYSLLLAHLCDASLHLLVLENIPEVVEWIKRRGEKVNVEIIENWVEGNPMIEVVREVKSGKYQLAVIPWKGTGVIRADLIKRIINCAPCSVLTVV comes from the coding sequence ATGAAGACCATTATTATAGGTGGTGGTAGAACGGGGAAAGAGCTTGCTGCTAGGTTACCGGACTCGGTGATAATAGAGAAGAATCCGGAGAAGAGAGAGAAACTGGAGGGATTGGAGGGTGTGGAGGTGGTTATAGGGGACGGTTGTGATGAAGAGTTATTAAAGCGTGTGGGTTTGAAGGATGCCAGTACTTTTATCTCCGTCACGGGCGATGATGATGTGAACTACCGTGCAGCAGCAATTGCGAAGCGATATGGGGTTCCGCGTATAATAGTCCGCGTAGAGGACCCGGAGGACAGAGCGCGTTTTCAGGATCTGGGTGTTGATTATGTCATGTTCCCAACGAAGATGATGGCAAATCTCATTGTGGATCTGATGCACCCACGGAAAGATGATATAGATGTGCCATTCAAGAAGATCCTCGTCCCGATTCTGGATGATAACACAGTGAAGAGGGCTTTCAAAGAAGCTTTGCTCGTTGCCTCAGTTGCAAGGGCGGAGATAACCGTTATCTCTTCTCCTGATATAGAACGAGAGACAATGGAGTTGCCAGCGAGGGAGATGGGTGTCAGTCTAAGGATTTTGAAGGAGGATGAGCGGCTGAAGGATATAATAAAGCGACATCTCCACTATCGTGGTTGCATAATAATAGAGCGAGTGAAGGAGCATTTGTATTATCCCGATTGTATAATAATAGACCAGGAAGAACTTGGATTTATGGACAGATTATTCGGGCGGAGTATAGTGCTGAAACTGATAAAATGTGCTTCCCGACCAGTGCTGGTAGCGAGGACATTCAGATACTATGAGCAAATACTCGCTATTTTAGATTCTTCTGCGGTATCAGAGTCGGTTGGCAGGTACTCTCTTCTATTAGCCCATCTCTGTGATGCCAGCCTGCATCTACTCGTCCTTGAGAATATACCAGAGGTGGTGGAGTGGATAAAGAGGAGGGGAGAGAAAGTTAATGTAGAAATAATAGAAAATTGGGTGGAGGGGAATCCAATGATAGAGGTGGTGAGGGAGGTGAAGAGTGGTAAATACCAGCTCGCGGTTATACCATGGAAGGGTACCGGTGTTATCAGGGCTGACCTGATAAAGAGGATAATAAACTGTGCACCCTGCTCGGTATTAACCGTTGTATGA